In a single window of the Sphingosinicella microcystinivorans genome:
- the trbG gene encoding P-type conjugative transfer protein TrbG — MNRSYSKSLLLVGIAVGTGTAAPVARADASSLHVPPGIAGSNVPTIPTAARSGVSVIRPADNVDAANRAALREPGSHNYLNAVQVYPYSAGALYRVFAAPERVTDIMLEPGETLIAVAAGDTVRWTVGDTASGAGETRRTHILVKPLAPGLSTNVVITTDRRAYHLLLSSTAASAMTALSWTYPEDALLALRRAEAAAAARTPAASGLMLEDLSFGYTISGDSPVWRPQQVFDDGRQTFIAFAPAIAASEAPPLFVLDAKGSAMLVNYRMTGRYYIVDRLFDVAELRLGEKPQTIVRIVRDGQTGKRRRPS, encoded by the coding sequence ATGAACCGATCATATTCCAAATCCCTTTTGCTGGTGGGCATTGCCGTCGGCACCGGCACAGCAGCGCCGGTAGCACGTGCCGATGCATCATCACTTCACGTACCGCCCGGCATCGCAGGCTCCAACGTGCCTACGATCCCCACGGCGGCACGATCGGGAGTCTCTGTGATACGTCCCGCAGACAATGTGGACGCCGCAAACCGCGCCGCACTGCGGGAACCGGGCAGCCACAACTATCTGAATGCCGTTCAGGTCTACCCGTACAGCGCCGGCGCACTTTACCGGGTTTTTGCAGCGCCCGAACGGGTGACCGATATCATGCTCGAGCCCGGCGAGACCCTTATCGCCGTCGCTGCCGGCGATACCGTGCGCTGGACGGTCGGCGATACGGCGAGCGGCGCGGGGGAGACGAGGCGCACGCATATCCTCGTCAAGCCGCTTGCGCCGGGTCTCTCGACCAATGTCGTCATCACGACCGACCGGCGCGCTTATCATCTTCTGCTCTCGAGCACGGCGGCGAGCGCAATGACCGCGCTTTCGTGGACCTATCCCGAGGATGCACTGCTGGCACTCCGCCGTGCCGAAGCCGCCGCCGCAGCGCGGACGCCCGCCGCGTCCGGTCTCATGCTCGAGGATCTGTCGTTCGGCTATACGATCAGCGGCGACAGCCCCGTCTGGCGACCGCAGCAGGTATTCGACGATGGTCGCCAGACCTTCATTGCGTTCGCGCCGGCCATTGCGGCGAGCGAGGCACCGCCACTCTTCGTGCTCGACGCGAAAGGCAGCGCCATGCTCGTCAACTACCGGATGACAGGACGCTATTATATTGTCGACCGCCTGTTCGACGTCGCTGAACTTCGGCTTGGCGAAAAGCCCCAGACCATCGTGCGGATCGTCCGCGACGGCCAGACCGGCAAGCGGCGGAGGCCGTCATGA
- the trbF gene encoding conjugal transfer protein TrbF, which produces MIFKRSLQRYGQTPEPETPYQRAGQLWDERIGSARVQARNWRLMALGNLALAAGLAAALIWQSQQSRVVPYVVEVDRLGQALAAVPATQDYTPGDPQIAWHLARFIKNVRSVALDPVLMREAWLAAYDFADERGARFLDEYARENDPFAEIGNRSVSVQVTSALRASARSFQLQWTERRYQHGSLARTERWTAILTFDVRPPRSVDVLRKNPLGLYVTAIDWNREIEPESAGPPAQPVPVETPAEAMGDPLIPTETRLEP; this is translated from the coding sequence ATGATCTTCAAACGAAGCCTACAGCGTTACGGGCAGACGCCCGAACCGGAAACGCCCTACCAGCGTGCCGGTCAGCTCTGGGACGAGCGTATCGGATCCGCGCGCGTACAGGCACGCAACTGGCGCCTGATGGCGCTCGGCAACCTCGCGCTCGCAGCGGGACTCGCCGCTGCGCTCATCTGGCAATCGCAGCAGTCTCGCGTCGTGCCCTACGTGGTTGAAGTCGACCGGCTCGGTCAGGCACTCGCGGCCGTACCGGCGACGCAGGATTATACTCCGGGCGACCCGCAGATCGCATGGCATCTTGCGCGGTTCATCAAGAACGTCCGCAGCGTGGCGCTTGATCCGGTCCTGATGCGCGAGGCGTGGCTCGCCGCCTATGATTTTGCGGACGAGCGCGGCGCGCGCTTTCTTGATGAGTACGCACGCGAAAACGATCCGTTCGCGGAGATCGGAAACCGCAGCGTCTCGGTGCAGGTGACGAGCGCGCTGCGCGCCTCGGCGCGCTCGTTTCAGCTGCAATGGACCGAACGCCGCTATCAGCATGGCAGCCTTGCACGAACCGAGCGCTGGACCGCAATCCTGACCTTCGACGTCCGGCCCCCGCGCTCCGTAGATGTCCTCCGCAAAAACCCGCTTGGACTCTACGTCACCGCGATCGACTGGAACCGCGAGATCGAGCCTGAAAGCGCGGGGCCGCCTGCACAGCCCGTCCCCGTGGAAACGCCTGCGGAAGCGATGGGTGATCCTCTCATCCCCACAGAAACGAGGTTAGAACCATGA
- the trbJ gene encoding P-type conjugative transfer protein TrbJ — translation MKTRSHAWLLRGALWCALGISTLTLPGPALAIPVFDSANYAQNLLVAARTLAQINNQIRSLQNEALMLTNMAKNLSRAAFPEVDVLARRLAEIDTLMKRASGIGFEIADFDAQFRELFPDAFDAAAGSDAHVRAARGRLEVSMAAFRHTMDVQNRIAADVEADAGTLAAIIARSQDAEGSLQAQQSTNQLLALAAKQQLQMQQMLAAQFRSESAELARRAQAESDARAATRAFLGSGKAYE, via the coding sequence ATGAAAACCCGTTCGCACGCATGGCTATTGCGCGGTGCCCTCTGGTGCGCGCTCGGCATATCGACGCTGACGCTCCCCGGGCCGGCGCTTGCGATCCCGGTGTTCGACAGTGCCAACTATGCGCAGAACCTTCTCGTTGCCGCGCGGACGCTCGCCCAGATCAACAACCAGATCCGGTCGCTGCAGAACGAAGCGCTGATGCTGACGAACATGGCGAAGAATCTTTCGCGCGCGGCCTTTCCAGAGGTCGATGTACTCGCCCGGCGTCTTGCCGAAATCGATACGCTGATGAAGCGCGCGAGCGGGATCGGCTTCGAGATCGCGGACTTCGACGCGCAGTTTCGGGAGCTGTTCCCGGACGCCTTCGATGCGGCCGCGGGCAGCGACGCGCATGTGCGCGCCGCGCGCGGTCGCCTTGAAGTGAGCATGGCAGCGTTTCGTCATACGATGGACGTGCAGAACCGCATCGCAGCCGATGTCGAGGCGGATGCCGGGACACTCGCCGCGATCATCGCGCGAAGCCAGGACGCCGAGGGCAGTTTGCAGGCGCAGCAATCAACGAACCAGCTGCTCGCGCTTGCCGCGAAACAGCAGCTGCAAATGCAGCAGATGCTTGCCGCGCAGTTCCGGAGCGAAAGCGCCGAGCTCGCACGGCGCGCGCAGGCGGAAAGCGACGCGCGCGCCGCGACACGCGCCTTTCTGGGATCAGGCAAGGCCTACGAATGA
- the trbL gene encoding P-type conjugative transfer protein TrbL: MDDLGVIDRFLDVFIRYIDSGFGLLGGDVAFLTTMLIGIDITLAGLFWALGGEDDVIAKLVKKILYVGAFALILNNFPVLADIVFRSFAGLGLVAGGGTISADDLLKPGRLAGTGFEAAWPLLDQASKMLGIASFFDNVLVITVLLIAWVIVIAAFFVLAVQLFITILEFKLTALAGFVLVPFALWNRTGFLAERVLGNVVASGVKVMVLAVIVGIGSGFFGDFVGALAGAEPDIGAAMSLVLASLALFGLGVFGPGIASGLLAGAPQLGAGTAFGTAALAAGGLAMGGAAGLAAARGLAGGTLGAIRAATTMGAAASTAYQLGQETSGTTTMRSGLGGVAWAAKAGAVRRAGEALGVGAAAERGRKAAWRAGMAPTRGANASGESAPAWAQALHARQIQRQRRHAVVHALRDGDRGGAGAAPDISERD, translated from the coding sequence ATGGACGACCTCGGCGTCATCGACCGGTTTCTGGATGTCTTCATCCGCTACATCGACAGCGGCTTCGGCCTGCTGGGCGGCGACGTGGCGTTCCTCACCACGATGCTGATCGGCATCGACATCACGCTCGCCGGGCTGTTCTGGGCGCTCGGCGGCGAGGACGATGTCATCGCGAAGCTCGTGAAGAAAATCCTCTATGTGGGGGCTTTCGCGCTCATCCTGAACAACTTCCCCGTGCTCGCTGATATCGTCTTCCGATCGTTTGCGGGGCTCGGGCTTGTCGCCGGCGGCGGCACGATCAGCGCAGACGACCTCCTGAAGCCCGGACGTCTCGCCGGCACAGGGTTCGAGGCGGCCTGGCCGCTTCTTGATCAGGCGAGCAAAATGCTGGGTATTGCGAGCTTTTTCGACAATGTGCTCGTCATCACCGTACTGCTGATCGCGTGGGTGATCGTCATCGCCGCGTTCTTCGTTCTCGCGGTCCAGCTTTTCATCACGATCCTCGAATTCAAGCTGACCGCGCTCGCGGGCTTTGTGCTCGTGCCGTTCGCACTCTGGAACCGCACCGGCTTCCTCGCCGAGCGCGTGCTCGGCAATGTCGTAGCCTCGGGCGTCAAGGTGATGGTGCTCGCCGTCATCGTCGGCATCGGCTCAGGCTTCTTCGGCGACTTCGTGGGTGCGCTTGCCGGCGCGGAGCCCGATATCGGCGCAGCGATGAGCCTCGTGCTCGCCAGCCTCGCGCTTTTCGGCCTTGGCGTCTTCGGCCCCGGCATTGCCTCGGGGCTTCTCGCGGGCGCACCGCAGCTTGGCGCCGGCACGGCATTTGGCACGGCAGCGCTCGCCGCGGGCGGACTTGCCATGGGCGGCGCAGCCGGACTTGCAGCGGCGCGCGGGCTCGCAGGCGGGACACTCGGCGCGATCCGGGCAGCGACAACGATGGGCGCTGCTGCCTCGACCGCTTACCAGCTCGGCCAGGAAACTTCGGGCACGACCACGATGCGAAGCGGTCTGGGCGGAGTTGCCTGGGCCGCAAAGGCCGGTGCCGTCCGGCGGGCCGGTGAGGCGCTCGGGGTCGGTGCCGCCGCCGAGCGCGGGCGCAAGGCTGCGTGGCGGGCCGGGATGGCGCCCACAAGAGGCGCGAATGCCTCCGGCGAATCCGCTCCCGCCTGGGCGCAGGCGCTCCACGCCCGGCAGATCCAGCGCCAGCGCCGCCATGCCGTGGTCCATGCGCTCCGCGACGGTGACCGCGGCGGTGCGGGCGCCGCTCCTGACATCAGCGAAAGGGACTGA